Below is a window of Sus scrofa isolate TJ Tabasco breed Duroc chromosome 10, Sscrofa11.1, whole genome shotgun sequence DNA.
AGAATGAGGTAAGGCCTGTGAGTCCCTGAGTCTCGCAGTACTCAGTGAGCTCCTAGtaaattttagctattatgaTCATGatgatctcatttattttatagtcgcatttgcagcatgtggaagttcccaggcttggggtcaagtcagaactgcagctgctggccgacatcccagccacagcaatgctggatctgagctccatctgtgacctacatcacagcctgaggcagtgcctgatccttaacccactgagggaggccagggatcaaatccacgtcctcgtGGACACCATGtctgatcctttacccactgagctaaaacaggaactccaatggtgATGATTTTAAACTGAATATTCAGCCTTGAATACGACCAACATAGCTGAGCAATCTTTTTACTCGCTGCAACACATTTTAAGGcataagcaagagaaaaaaaaaaaaaagggaagggagaagagaaagcagagaagggaCAGGTCACAGGGGAGAGAGGCAGAACTGGGAGAATGAATGGGGCCATGGGATGGACACTGCAGTGGCCCCAAGTTGCCCACCTCTTTTCTACCTCCTAGTGGAGCCAAAGCCTAACTGTTTTCCTCACCTTTGCTTCATTCTTGGGTTCCCTTAACTTCTGATTTTCATTGTTCTGTGGAAAACGAATACAGATTTTTCCTAATCTTAGAAGTGATGGAAGTTATTAACAACTCCTAAGCACTCAGAGCTATTTATGATGAAAGGTGCCATGCACGGTAATATTATCTCTGAATTAAATGCCTCTCCTTTAAGTAACAGTATTAGTTCACTTTAAAATTTACGTCATAACCACAAACTGCCTCTGAATATAATACAGTATCAACATTAGAGTCACAGAAAAGAATTAATGGAATCTTAAGCAGTTCAGTATGAGGCTTTTCCAATAATAAATGCATAACCATTTTTGCGAAATAATCATAAGCACATGATGATACTTAAAAAGTTATCTTCATACAAATGGCAGGGAAAAATCCTCAATTTATCTTAGAAGTAGAGATTAATCTTACCCTTAACTCAAAATTCAGAAGCAACAGTCCCCACTCTGGTTACTTTGTTTCTCCCAAGTTCTCTCAAGGTCACATTAACGCAAATACCTTAAGGATTTTATTTCAACAATTTCCTGTAACATTTAACATGATCAGGCACTATATTCCTACTCCGGAATTACATTAGCCTCTTGTTTCGAAGGAAGCCAGTTTGTTGGGAGTATAATAGAAAGTCAAAGCAGATGAGAGagacaaaataagagaaaagcgTGCATGAGCGTATTTAATTAAGACTATAACTGAGGCACCGTTTCGTATCACCTGGAAAACAACATGGCGAGCATCTTTTCTTGGTTGAAAGGTTCATTTCTTCCGTGTGCTTCAAGCACCACCTGGAAATCAGGTGTCTCAACGACCAAGCTAATCAAGAACCATATCAGTAATTTCCAAAGTTTTGCTTCTGGTTTGAGTCATAAGGCATACATGAAAAAGTCTGTGTAATACATGGTATGTCTGTGtgtacacacgtgtacacacacacacacacacacacacacacacacactctgctggtatcaatacacacacacacacaccatacactgCTGgtatcaatacacacacacacacaccacacactctgCTGgtaccaatacacacacacacacacaccacactctgCTGgtatcaatacacacacacacccacacaccacacactctgCTGGtatcaatacacacacacccacacaccacacactctgCTGgtatcaatacacacacacacacacacacacaccacacactctgCTGgtatcaatacacacacacacacacaccacacactctgCTGGtatcaatacacacacacccacacaccacacactctgCTGgtatcaatacacacacacacccacacaccacacactctgCTGgtatcaatacacacacacacacacacacacaccacacactctgCTGgtatcaatacacacacacacacacaccacacactctgCTGGtatcaatacacacacacccacacaccacacactctgCTGgtatcaatacacacacacacacacacaccacactgctggtatcaatacacacacacacacaccacacactctgCTGgtatcaatacacacacacacccacacaccacacactctgCTGgtatcaatacacacacacacacacacacacacacacaccacacactctgCTGgtatcaatacacacacacacacaccacacactgctggtatcaatacacacacacacacacacacacacacacacacacacacacacacaccacacactctgCTGGTATcagtacacacacacccacacaccacacactctgCTGgtatcaatacacacacacacacacacacacacaccacacactctgCTGGTATCAGTACACCCAGAGGTTCTGACTCGGTATGTCTGGGTTGTAACCCGGGACTCTATTCCTTAAAAAgctcctccaggtgattctatgtGGAACCAAGCTAGAAACCACTGGATGAGATTACATTAGGACTCATATAACACCATAATTACTTATCTACTAAAATATTTTGGCCTTATTTGTGGTAATACCTGGTAGTTGTAATATGGCTGGTTAATAACTCCTGCTATGGCTTTTCCTTCATAAGCAATTCCAATAAGAACCGTTACATTGTCAAGAAGACCTATAGGGAAGAAATAAGCATCAATTATATAACTTTCTCATGCTATGACTCATCATCAGCACATCAATTGCTCCAGGTTATTTTTGCAGTACAGGCAAGAAATTTGCAATGGTTCATCCATGATCAAGCCTACTTCTGACAAAATACACAAATTATAAGAGAGCTGGCTAGAGACAGAAGTAGGGACTATGGTTACTCGAATGTTTAAGTTGACCTGATACACATAATCTCATGAGTACAATCTGTAAACCAAGTAAATAAAGCAGCCCTAAACCCATGAAGCCATCATCATTAGATTCCTCTGTGCCCCCTCTACCACCACCTGCCTCACTCCGGCCTGATAGATCACTCTTGACTTCAGGATTACCCTCATTTTAAGCCTCTAAATTTTCTCACAGTGGGGTCAATGATCTAACAAGCAGCTCAATTAGAATTAacgggcttggagttcccgttgtggcgcagtggttaacgaatccgactaggaaccatgaggttgcgggttcagtccctgcccttgctcagagggttaacgatccggcgttgccatgagctgtggtgtaggttgcagacgtggctcagatcccgagttgctgaggctgtggtgtagggctccgattcgacccctcgcctgggaacctccatatgccgtgggagcggcccaagaaatagctaaaaaaaaaaaagaattaacgggctcaactttttttcccttttagggctgcacctgtggcatatggaagttcccaggctaggggttgaattggagctgcagctgccggcctacatatGAGGCAGCTTgcagctgtgccagatcctttaacccactggggtgagaccagggatggaacctgcatcctcatgggtactgtaTCAGGTtctcaacacactgagccacagcgaaACTCCCCAGGGCTCAATGTTTTAATAAAGATTCTCAGACTCCTCCCAAACACAGTGAATCAAAATCTCTGGAGGTGGACATCTAAATAAGGTGCTTAGGTGTTCTTACTCTAAAGCTGCCTAGAGCTCTCCTTTTTCTCAGTGGATTAGAGAGACATTTTCaggacacacgcacacatactATGGGATTCATTTACTGGAGATAATGTCTCAACCAAAGACAGAGACAGTTTTCTTCTAGTAATTATGAGAAATTTTCTTTAAGCCAGGAAGCTGAGACCCAATATAAGAAAAACCTGCATAGATCTTcaagtcaaaaacaaaaatctggagttcccgtcgtggtgcagtggttaatgaatccgactaggaaccatgaggttgcgggttcggtccctgcccttgctcagtgggttaacgatccggcgttgtcgtgagctgtggtgtaggttgcagacgcggctcagatgctgcgttgctgtggttctggcgtaggccggtggctatggctccaattcgacccctagcctgggaacctccatatgccgtgggggcggcccaagaaatagcaaaaaaaaaaaaaaaaaaatctaagcttcTGCTATGCTCCTAAAACCTACAACTCCAGTGCTGAGCCTGATCCTTCTCCCTTTCTTGTTgccagttttgttttcatttgctgctTTCGGATTTTGCTCACCTCGGATGGTTTCAGAGAGGAGGAATACTGTGCTGGGTTTCTAAAGCCATCATGAGAGATGAGGCTGTGACGAGGACGGCAGTTCATAGGTGAGGGGGGTAACGGTGGGGGCGTGGATTGGTAGTGGTGGCAGAGTAAGGCAGTACTGCTACACTTTCGTCATTTTTCTACCCCAGTAAAGCAGGGGCTCGGTATAGTCCCTTTGGTTACACCGGTTTAATGTCAGTTATTCTTACCTAGGGGACATTACAACTGAGGGGCTGGTAGAGTGATGGGGACATTGGTATTTGAAGGAGATTGAATGTTTACAACTAAACTTCATATGCTGGTCCTGCTGctgaaaatacaaattcaaaagaGATACCAACCTTCAGTATATTCTTTGGTACCATCCAGTGGATCAACCCAGACGACAAgctaaaaaagaggaaatatccaaagtatatgaaataaaaaaaaaattaattcaaacagATTAACtaatactgtatttttcattttggaaattctACTATGGATGACTTAAGCCAAGGCCATCAGTtttgtagtaaaaaaaataaagtattttgtaaTAAAGAATGCCagtgcaacactgtaaatcaaagtgcttaactggggagttcccactgtggtgtaggggCTGAAGACCTAACCGCAGGGGCTCAGGGTGCTgcaaaggtgtgggtttgatctcggccagtgcagtgggttaaggatccagtgttgccacagctatggcatagtttgcagctgtggctcagatctaatccctggcccatgaacatCCTGAGCTCTAGACAGTGATAGGAGGAAAACTTTAAAGTGGCATCCGAAATGCTTTGAACAATGTGTGGATGctactcatttttatatttaaatactgatgatttaagaaaaataatgacagtCTTATTATCGTAAGGACACAGTGTATATTCGGCAAAGAAACATGAATGGTTTATAAAACTGgcaggagaataaaaagaaattttctcttcttaggatttttaatatgatttagGATATGCAGCCATTAACCACtagaattaaaatgtttaatgtgaATCTGTGAGGGCATATTTCTGATGCAAGataccatgtcttttttttttcttataatctaTATCACAGAACAAAGTACCTCATTcagagtaagtgctcaacaaatgtgtattaaataaattaaaatctgaaaaattaaggAACTATGACAGTTCTCTGAAGTCATAGATTTTAAGCAACTATACAAGCAAACACGGTAATTTTTACGGCCTTCCACAGACATAAGGTAGCAATCTTTTTCATCTCCTTCCAGCTCTAATTACCAACAAAATGTTTTACTACCAACCCCACTAAATAATAAATTAGATTTTCTccctcaaaagttttttttttttttttgtctttttaaggccacaccttcgGTATATGCAAGTTTTAGGcgagggggtcaaatcagagcagcagctgccagcctacaccacagctcacagcaacaccggatccttaacctactgagcgaggccagggatcaaacctgcatcctcaaggatactaatcggatgtgtaaccactgagccacgacgggaacacctcaaAGTAGCTTTAATAAGAGGTTTAGAGTGGAGAGGAAATCAATAGGCTTAGAGACTGAACTTGAATATCAACAGGTGAGACATCCTACTTGGCTGCCGGCACTTCTATGTTGGCGCTGAGAGATAGCAAGTTCCTGGCTGCCTGTACTTTAAAACTACCAACTTTTCATCATTGTGGCAAATTTTAGTTCCTTCACTGTGAGAGAAAGTGAAGTTAACAGAGAGGTAGGCGGTGACCTGGACCACATACATCCTCCTCCTTGATGGCGCTGTACTGTGACGGGCAGGGCTGCTTCAGGATCTCCTCCCACTGGCCATCTTCAATCAGCTCCTGATCCACTTCTTCAGGAGGCAGATCCTAAAGCAGAGAACACCGGTGAGGACCGCAGCTGTTTCCCGTTTCCGGAAGACCCCTTGTCTCAGCACCAAGAAGAAATGCAGCATCGTGACTTTCACAGTCCTTCCTGTGCACCGTGCCTGCCTAGCGCTTTTAAAGCAAACGGAATACAACTGCGAAAACAGCCACACCTGGCTTATCAGTTGACGACCAACTTCATCATCCTGGACCAGgatgaaaaagaagacaattttTAGGTGTTATACACTTATTTAACCAAGTGGCTCTGACAGCTGTGTCTAACTCTCAGTTCCACTAGATGTCAATTCCTTCACCTTCACAGTATTCGTCTTTGAGTAAGTATGCAGACAAGccttaattcaaaaaaaaaaaaaagaacccaaaacagaaaaaataaaacccattttaTTTCCAAGTTCTAGACTTCTGGCCATCTTACACTTTGTATGCTCAATGTCAATACAGTAACCACATCGTCTAGGGTCAAGATGAGGCATGTGGCCTTAGATCTGGACCAAAATGTTAAAATCAGACATTTCCTGGAAGTTCAAGGACCATGCCACCTTTGTGTTCAAACACTCGATATAATGCTCAAAATCATAAAAGTAGTATATAAGTCGTTAAAATAGCAATTACAAATCTTATGGTAAACAGGGATTTAAAAAACTATGCTATCCATGGCAAGTCTTACCTCTTCCCCTATAATTGTCAGTTTGGGGAACTTCCGTGCCAGGGAAGAACATATGCTCATCTGAACTAATCGGTCGGCCTTGGTCTGCAGGTCCGTCGCACAGGTCTGCAACAAAACGCACATGCCAGCAGAACGAACGTGCAGTCGGCTGTTTTCTGATGCCGAATGCGTGAGCGTCGGTACCATTTACATTTCACTGCCTACTTTAAGATTCATGGAGCTTAACATCATGAATGTGTTTCTTGGTTTAGTTTTTCTCATGGGATTTACAGCAGTTAAAGTTTGGAAaggggcttttatttattttaaatgatttttatttttccattatagctggttgacagtgttctgtcaattttctactgtactgcaaagtgactccatcgcacatacatatatacattctttttctcacatatcctccatcaaaagtgactatagttcccagtgctatacagcaggatcccattgcttacccTGGAAAGGggcttttaaattatttggaacattttctcatccagttaaaaaaaattctctttatggggagctcccactggggctcagcaggttaagaacccatagAGAGTTGAGAAACCACATAGTTTccaagaggatgcaagttcgatccctgcccttgctcagtaggttaaggatccagagttgctgtaggctgctgtgtaggtcgcagatgtggctcagacctggtgttgctttggctatgatgtaggcctgcagtggcagctccaattcaacacctagcctgggaacctccatatgcagatgtggccataaaaagaaaaaaaaaatccttttataagATCTCTAGATTAATCTTTTGCTTAAACAGGTTGACAGCCAAGAACTTCATAACTTTTCAAGACAGTTAAAGCTAaagtttatattttcagttttttttggccccacccatagcatgtggaagttcctgggacagggaatgaacccatgccacaggagcaacttCAGCTGccatagtgacaatgccagatcctgaacctgctgagacaccaggAAACTTTTTGAGTTATTTAAAAGGTATTCGTTATATGTATCCTTCCATAGATTCCACTCACTaaacctaattcttttttttttttggccacactcacagcttgtggaagtccctgggccagggattgaaccctcaccacagttgcaacctttgccacaactgcagcaatgccgtacccttaacccactgcaccaccagggaacttccattcaTCCTGATGCTAATCACTCAAGAGGTCCTCAAAACGATTCATTACTTCTTACTTCAAAATTCTTATTTCTAAACTATAATAAATAGGACAATGAATGGCAGTAATTAACATTTAATACCTAACTCACTTACAGCACTGAACTCAATCCATATGTCACAAGTCATGCTTCCTTGCTAGCTTCTTTTCTGCCAGCTTGCTTTCAGAGAATTAGGGTATGTTGCAACTTATACCTGCCTGGTTCAGTGGTTTGAAACCATCTACTCACTTAATCTTAAACAGATTATTTTATCTTCTACAGAACTTGTGTAATACTTAGTAATGCGATAAGGAATGATTACAAAAACCAAAGTCTCTTCTGTCACACTCAAGTTTGTAGGTCATCTCAATGCAAAGAACAATTCTGTGAAAACACAGTGCCACTGAGGCAGAGATCATtgctttatttcttaaagaaactgtgcctggcacacagcaggtgccctAAAAATATCTGTGCAATGAAGCTACTTACAAGAATAGCTTACCTATCCATCAAGATGAGAGACCACAGCCCCAGAGGTAAAAGGACACAGAGACAGCCATTCAACCCTATGAGGAAAGCTGTCCTAACTCCATTTCCTGCTCCTTCTACTAACATAGAACCAGACCTCACCATTCTGGACACTTTGATTTGGAATCTGATCTTGTCTCGTCTCTTTTAAAATGAGGGTCAACAAGCAGATATAGAATATTACAAGTGCCGACCAGTAGAGAGGACAgggagagtatttttttttttcccaacttgaACGGTGTGAATCTATTACTCTTGAGCCATAGGCTACAAGTGGTCCATTTAGTATCATCAGAACATACAATCCATTTAAATGAAAGTGATActaaggaaaaatacagaaagacagGATCCAAAATATTGGCAGTGGTGACATGAAAGATGatgtggtactttttttttttttttttgctactttctccactttctgtttttcataatgggaaaaaaaatgacacaaatgaaaagataaggtTAGTAGCCTTCCGTAAGTAGCTGTTTTACATTGTTGGTTTATCACTGAGCATGTATATGGTCAGCTGAAACCTCTTTTTCAAACAAATTTGAATCAGACTTACTTATTACGTGAACATGAATACAGGACTTTATCATTATTCCTGTTGTAACGTCTTGTGGAATCTACTTGTCTCAGCGTTTGCAACTAGTCTGAATGCTTATTCTGGGATCCTATACATGAACTAGCCCTCTGAGCCAGTATCCTTCCTATGCCTTCTCTTTCACAACGTTTTTCAAAAGAGGCagtcaatacattttttaaactgtatttaagTTAACAgctaaggagaaaaagacagtcgGGGGCAAGAGTCCTATGATCTGTCCCTAATGACCCTTTCCCATGTTGAAAgtgaattatggagttcccgtcatggctcagtggttaacgaatccgactaggaaccatgaggtggcaggttcgatccctggcctcactcatcgggttaaggatccggtgttgctgtgagctgtggtgtaggtcgcagacatggcttggatcccgcgttgctgtggctctggcgtaggccagtggctacagctccattagacccctagcctgggaacctccatatgccgcgggagcagccctagaaaaggcagaaagacaagaaagaaagaaagtgaatcaTGCATAAAATCTGGGGGTAATGTCCTGTGTGACACTGTTCATCCAGTTCTGAGAACACCTAACAGTGGCTCAGGACAGGGGATGGGAATATAGGGTGACTGGATCCTCCTGCACAACACGTGTGGTAGATGACTTGAGGATAGGCGGCTTGGTGCCAGTGCTCTGGAGCGGGACTGCAGTCAGGAGGCCCAGTCACgtaaataaaggttttttttttttatttttttttattttttaattatagttgatttgcagtgttctgtcaatttctgctgtacagcaaagtgacccagttatacgtatatatacattctttttctcctgtcttccatcaggttccatcacaGGTAATGGAGGTGGgacctgggctgtacagcaggacctcactgcttatcccctccaaatgcaatagtttgcatctaccagccccaaactccccgtccaccccaactcccccttggcaacacaagtctgttctctatgtccatgagtctgtttctgttgtatcgataagttcatttgtgccatattttagattccacatgtaagtgctatcatataaATACAGGTTTTGAACGTGGGCAGTCTGGGGTCCTTTTCAAAGCAGAAATGGAACCCATATGAACTCAAGTCGCCATGAGGGAGCCACTGATTATTTTGACAATTAAAGTCTATCCAGATTTTTCCAGCCTGTTAGCTAAACGTCAGGGAACAAACGCAGAGGTGGTGAGAAAGGAGATGAGACTGTCAGTACCTTCTCCACGATACCCAGGTCTCCTTCGGCAATAACTCGCCTGACGATCATCCCGGCCTTCTGGGCCACAGCATACGCTGAGGCCACCAACCGCATCAACACAGTGTGACCGCAAGCCATGCTGGGCCCTAAGGGGAAATCGAGAGACACCGTTACTTCCAAAGCCTTCACTTGAATTCGATGCAATCCATATATATTGTGGCTGCTTCAATTAAGTGcacagatttttatatatttatttttttgctttttagagccacacctgcagcatatggacgttcccaggctaggggtctcactggagctacagctgctggcctacaccacagccacagtaacgcgggatccttaacccagtgagcgaggccagggatcgaacctgcatcctcatgggtaccagtcgggtttgttaaccactgagccatgaagggaactccaagtgtacagatttttttttttttttttttgtctttttgcaatttcttgggccgctcccgcggcatatggaggttcccaggctaggggttgaatcggagctgtagccaccggcctacgccagagccacagcaacgcaggatccgagccgcgtctgcaacctacaccacagctcacggcaacgccggatcgttaacccactgagc
It encodes the following:
- the BPNT1 gene encoding 3'(2'),5'-bisphosphate nucleotidase 1 isoform X5, which produces MDAAAVRCLLCCVPLVCGNPGDLSGSGRGPSMACGHTVLMRLVASAYAVAQKAGMIVRRVIAEGDLGIVEKTCATDLQTKADRLVQMSICSSLARKFPKLTIIGEEDLPPEEVDQELIEDGQWEEILKQPCPSQYSAIKEEDLVVWVDPLDGTKEYTEGLLDNVTVLIGIAYEGKAIAGVINQPYYNYQNNENQKLREPKNEAKAGPDAVLGRTIWGVLGLGAFGFQLKEVPAGKHIITTTRSHSNQLVMDCVTAMNPDDVLRVGGAGNKHARLELVLFLPVPGCASLPVST
- the BPNT1 gene encoding 3'(2'),5'-bisphosphate nucleotidase 1 isoform X3 — protein: MACGHTVLMRLVASAYAVAQKAGMIVRRVIAEGDLGIVEKTCATDLQTKADRLVQMSICSSLARKFPKLTIIGEEDLPPEEVDQELIEDGQWEEILKQPCPSQYSAIKEEDLVVWVDPLDGTKEYTEGLLDNVTVLIGIAYEGKAIAGVINQPYYNYQNNENQKLREPKNEAKAGPDAVLGRTIWGVLGLGAFGFQLKEVPAGKHIITTTRSHSNQLVMDCVTAMNPDDVLRVGGAGNKIIQLIEGKASAYVFASPGCKKWDTCAPEVILHAVGGKLTDIHGNALQYNKEVKHMNSAGVLATLRNYDYYASRVPQSVKNALVP
- the BPNT1 gene encoding 3'(2'),5'-bisphosphate nucleotidase 1 isoform X4, producing MACGHTVLMRLVASAYAVAQKAGMIVRRVIAEGDLGIVEKTCATDLQTKADRLVQMSICSSLARKFPKLTIIGEEDLPPEEVDQELIEDGQWEEILKQPCPSQYSAIKEEDLVVWVDPLDGTKEYTEGLLDNVTVLIGIAYEGKAIAGVINQPYYNYQAGPDAVLGRTIWGVLGLGAFGFQLKEVPAGKHIITTTRSHSNQLVMDCVTAMNPDDVLRVGGAGNKIIQLIEGKASAYVFASPGCKKWDTCAPEVILHAVGGKLTDIHGNALQYNKEVKHMNSAGVLATLRNYDYYASRVPQSVKNALVP